One window from the genome of Streptomyces sp. NBC_00287 encodes:
- the cofC gene encoding 2-phospho-L-lactate guanylyltransferase — translation MQWTLVIPLKPLARAKSRLSDTAADGLRPALALAFAQDTVAAALASAAVRDVAVVTDDVLAARELAALGARVVPDTPRAGLNAALAHGEAVVRACRPDSAVAALNADLPALRPAELARVLDSATEFPRAFLPDAAAIGTTLLTATPGRQLHPAFGTDSRARHRASGATELRLDTVDSVRQDVDTGDDLRTALALGVGRHTAAVSAGLLIPGT, via the coding sequence GTGCAGTGGACCTTGGTCATACCCCTGAAACCTCTGGCGCGGGCCAAGAGCAGGCTCTCGGACACCGCGGCCGACGGGCTGCGCCCGGCCCTCGCCCTGGCCTTCGCACAGGACACCGTGGCGGCCGCGCTGGCCAGCGCCGCGGTCCGGGATGTGGCAGTCGTCACGGACGACGTCCTGGCCGCCCGTGAGCTGGCCGCCCTGGGCGCCCGGGTCGTCCCCGACACCCCACGGGCCGGCCTGAACGCCGCCCTGGCGCACGGAGAGGCGGTCGTACGCGCTTGTCGCCCCGATTCCGCGGTAGCGGCCCTGAACGCGGATCTTCCGGCGCTGCGCCCCGCGGAATTGGCCCGAGTCCTGGACTCGGCGACCGAATTCCCCCGCGCTTTCCTGCCGGATGCCGCCGCAATCGGCACGACTCTGCTGACCGCGACCCCGGGAAGGCAATTGCACCCGGCATTCGGCACGGATTCCCGGGCTCGTCACCGCGCTTCCGGAGCGACGGAACTGCGCCTGGACACGGTGGATTCGGTACGCCAGGACGTGGACACCGGCGACGACCTGCGCACGGCACTGGCGCTAGGGGTGGGCAGGCATACGGCGGCGGTGTCGGCGGGGCTGCTGATTCCGGGGACGTGA
- a CDS encoding HAD family hydrolase, which produces MSIRAVVWDVDDTIFDYTSADRTGMRMHLTAEGLLDAYEGAEQAVARWREVTDAQWARFSAGEVSFEGQRRDRVRVFLGQELTDAEADDWFRRYLSHYETAWALFPDVLPVLDALAGSHRHAVLSNSSIHVQDRKLRALGVHERFETILCAAELGVSKPEAEAFLAACEALALPPHEVAYVGDHPEIDGRGAADAGLLSVWIDRGTVSTGTDAPAGPHRIATLAELPALLGSDTRFGAPSTFG; this is translated from the coding sequence ATGAGCATTCGGGCGGTGGTCTGGGACGTAGACGACACGATCTTCGACTACACGAGCGCCGACCGCACCGGAATGCGCATGCACTTGACGGCCGAGGGACTGCTGGACGCGTACGAGGGTGCTGAGCAGGCTGTTGCGCGCTGGCGGGAGGTCACCGACGCGCAGTGGGCCCGGTTCTCCGCGGGGGAGGTCTCCTTCGAGGGCCAGCGCCGGGACCGGGTCCGGGTCTTCCTCGGGCAGGAGCTCACCGACGCCGAGGCCGACGACTGGTTCCGCCGCTATCTGAGCCACTACGAGACCGCCTGGGCGCTCTTCCCGGACGTACTGCCCGTCCTGGACGCCCTCGCCGGCAGTCACCGGCACGCGGTGCTCTCCAACTCCAGCATCCACGTCCAGGACCGCAAGCTCCGCGCCCTCGGCGTGCACGAGCGCTTCGAGACCATCCTGTGCGCCGCCGAGCTGGGTGTCTCCAAGCCGGAGGCCGAGGCCTTCCTCGCCGCCTGCGAGGCCCTCGCCCTGCCTCCGCACGAGGTGGCCTACGTCGGGGACCATCCGGAGATCGACGGGCGGGGCGCCGCCGACGCGGGTCTGCTCTCGGTGTGGATCGACCGCGGCACCGTTTCCACCGGCACCGACGCACCCGCAGGTCCGCACCGGATCGCCACCCTCGCCGAACTCCCCGCGCTCCTCGGCTCGGATACCCGTTTTGGAGCCCCGTCCACCTTCGGGTAA
- a CDS encoding DUF4188 domain-containing protein, with product MFAKPVPGRTTADAEGDVVVLLIGMRINHFWAVHHWLPVALGMPRMLRELGKAPERGLLGHVLLTASPRTYYVVQYWESKEKLYAYAHASDALHMRAWATLNRKEKAGKVRQHVGLWHEAYIVPEGSYESIYFDMPAFGLAGAHGQVPLERRGRSAKDRFAHRSAKTKVAEEAR from the coding sequence ATGTTCGCCAAGCCGGTACCGGGTCGTACCACCGCGGACGCCGAGGGCGATGTGGTCGTGCTGCTGATCGGCATGCGGATCAACCACTTCTGGGCCGTGCACCACTGGCTGCCGGTGGCGCTGGGCATGCCGCGGATGCTGCGCGAGCTGGGGAAGGCGCCCGAGCGCGGTCTGCTCGGCCATGTCCTGCTGACGGCCTCGCCGCGGACGTACTACGTCGTCCAGTACTGGGAGTCGAAGGAGAAGCTGTACGCGTACGCGCATGCCTCGGACGCGCTGCACATGCGGGCGTGGGCGACCCTCAACCGCAAGGAGAAGGCGGGGAAGGTCCGGCAGCACGTGGGGCTGTGGCACGAGGCGTACATCGTGCCGGAGGGCTCGTACGAGTCGATCTACTTCGACATGCCGGCCTTCGGGCTCGCCGGTGCGCACGGCCAGGTGCCGCTGGAGCGGCGGGGCCGATCCGCGAAGGACCGGTTCGCGCACCGGTCGGCGAAGACGAAGGTGGCCGAAGAAGCCAGGTGA
- the leuD gene encoding 3-isopropylmalate dehydratase small subunit gives MEAFTTHTGRAVPLRRSNVDTDQIIPAHWLKKVTRDGFEDGLFEAWRKDEKFILNQPERKGATVLVAGPDFGTGSSREHAVWALQNYGFKAVISSRFADIFRGNSLKNGLLTVVLEQKIVDALQELTENDPQAEITVDLEAREVRAEGITASFELDENSRWRLLNGLDDISITLQNEADIAAYETKRPSYKPQTLQT, from the coding sequence ATGGAAGCATTCACCACGCACACCGGCCGGGCCGTCCCGCTGCGCCGCTCCAACGTCGACACCGACCAGATCATCCCTGCTCACTGGCTCAAGAAGGTGACCCGGGACGGTTTCGAGGACGGGCTGTTCGAGGCCTGGCGCAAGGACGAGAAGTTCATCCTCAACCAGCCCGAGCGCAAGGGCGCGACCGTTCTGGTCGCCGGTCCCGACTTCGGCACCGGATCCTCCCGTGAGCACGCCGTCTGGGCGCTGCAGAACTACGGCTTCAAGGCCGTCATCTCCTCCCGCTTCGCCGATATCTTCCGCGGCAACTCGCTCAAGAACGGCCTGCTCACGGTGGTTCTGGAGCAGAAGATCGTGGACGCGCTGCAGGAGCTGACGGAGAACGACCCGCAGGCCGAGATCACGGTCGATCTCGAGGCCCGTGAGGTGCGCGCGGAGGGCATCACCGCCTCCTTCGAGCTCGACGAGAACTCCCGCTGGCGGCTGCTGAACGGCCTCGACGACATCTCCATCACCCTCCAGAACGAGGCGGACATCGCCGCGTACGAGACCAAGCGGCCGTCGTACAAGCCGCAGACGCTGCAGACGTGA
- a CDS encoding lysophospholipid acyltransferase family protein, which produces MPRRRIGFWYRLAAVIAKPPLVVLIKRDWRGMENIPADSGFITVVNHNSHIDPFAYAHFQYNTGRVPRFLAKSGLFKKGFVGAFMRGTGQIPVYRETTDALSAFRAAIDAVARGECVAFYPEGTITRDPDQWPMTGKTGAARVALQTKCPVIPVAQWGANELLPPYAKKLNVLPRKTSRVLAGPAVDLSRFYDKEMTPELLKEATEVIMAAITRQLEELRGEQAPVAPYDPRQERIEQRRRSQAQTGHEEESAK; this is translated from the coding sequence GTGCCCCGCCGCAGAATCGGCTTCTGGTACCGCTTGGCAGCGGTGATCGCCAAACCGCCGCTGGTGGTTCTGATCAAGCGGGACTGGCGAGGAATGGAGAACATTCCGGCCGACAGCGGATTTATCACCGTGGTGAACCATAATTCGCACATCGATCCCTTCGCGTACGCTCACTTTCAGTACAACACCGGCCGGGTTCCGCGATTCCTGGCGAAGAGCGGTCTTTTCAAGAAGGGATTCGTCGGCGCCTTCATGCGGGGCACCGGGCAGATCCCCGTCTACCGCGAGACGACGGACGCGCTGAGCGCTTTCCGGGCCGCGATCGACGCCGTGGCGCGCGGCGAATGCGTCGCGTTCTATCCCGAGGGCACCATCACCCGGGACCCCGACCAGTGGCCCATGACCGGCAAGACCGGCGCCGCGCGCGTGGCCCTGCAGACCAAGTGCCCGGTGATCCCGGTCGCGCAGTGGGGCGCCAACGAACTGCTGCCGCCGTACGCCAAGAAGCTCAACGTCCTTCCGCGCAAGACCTCGCGGGTGCTCGCGGGCCCGGCGGTGGACCTGTCGCGCTTCTACGACAAGGAGATGACCCCGGAGCTCCTGAAGGAGGCGACCGAGGTCATCATGGCCGCCATCACCCGCCAGCTGGAGGAGCTCCGCGGCGAGCAGGCGCCCGTCGCGCCCTACGACCCGCGCCAGGAGCGGATCGAACAGCGGCGCCGCAGCCAGGCGCAGACGGGGCACGAGGAGGAGAGCGCCAAGTGA
- the leuC gene encoding 3-isopropylmalate dehydratase large subunit, producing the protein MGRTLAEKVWDDHLVRRAEGEPDLLFIDLHLLHEVTSPQAFDGLRKSGRQVRRLDLTIATEDHNTPTLDIDKPIADPVSRIQLETLRKNAAEFGVRLHPLGDVEQGVVHVVGPQLGLTQPGMTVVCGDSHTSTHGAFGGLAFGIGTSQVEHVLATQTLPLVRPKTMAITVNGELPDGVTAKDLILAIIAKIGTGGGQGYVLEYRGSAIEKLSMEARMTICNMSIEAGARAGMIAPDQTTFDYLEGRPHAPKGEDWDAAVAYWKTLKTDEDAEFDAEVVIEAAELSPFVTWGTNPGQGAPLSATVPDPASYEDASERLAAEKALEYMGLEAGQPLKSINVDTVFVGSCTNGRIEDLRAAAELMKGRKVADGVRMLVVPGSARVGLQAVSEGLDVVFKEAGAEWRHAGCSMCLGMNPDQLAPGERSASTSNRNFEGRQGKGGRTHLVSPQVAAATAVLGHLASPADLSDAPVPAGV; encoded by the coding sequence ATGGGTAGGACACTCGCGGAGAAGGTCTGGGACGACCACCTCGTCCGGCGCGCCGAGGGCGAGCCCGACCTCCTCTTCATCGATCTGCACCTGCTGCACGAGGTGACCAGCCCGCAGGCCTTCGACGGCCTCCGCAAGAGCGGTCGCCAGGTGCGCCGGCTCGACCTGACCATCGCCACCGAGGACCACAACACTCCGACCCTCGACATCGACAAGCCCATCGCCGACCCGGTCTCCCGCATCCAGCTGGAGACGCTGCGCAAGAACGCCGCCGAGTTCGGGGTGCGCCTGCACCCGCTGGGCGACGTCGAGCAGGGCGTCGTACACGTCGTCGGCCCGCAGCTGGGTCTGACCCAGCCCGGCATGACCGTCGTCTGCGGTGACTCCCACACCTCCACGCACGGCGCCTTCGGCGGCCTGGCGTTCGGCATCGGCACCTCCCAGGTCGAGCATGTACTGGCCACCCAGACGCTGCCCCTGGTCCGCCCGAAGACCATGGCCATCACGGTCAACGGCGAACTGCCCGACGGCGTCACCGCCAAGGACCTGATCCTGGCGATCATCGCCAAGATCGGTACCGGCGGCGGCCAGGGTTACGTCCTGGAATACCGCGGCTCCGCCATCGAGAAGCTCTCGATGGAGGCCCGGATGACCATCTGCAACATGTCGATCGAGGCCGGTGCCCGCGCGGGCATGATCGCCCCCGACCAGACCACCTTCGACTACCTCGAGGGCCGTCCGCACGCCCCCAAGGGCGAGGACTGGGACGCCGCGGTGGCGTACTGGAAGACGCTGAAGACGGACGAGGACGCCGAGTTCGACGCCGAGGTCGTCATCGAGGCCGCCGAACTGTCGCCGTTCGTCACCTGGGGCACCAACCCCGGCCAGGGCGCGCCGCTTTCGGCGACCGTCCCCGACCCTGCTTCGTACGAAGACGCTTCGGAGCGCCTCGCCGCCGAAAAGGCCCTGGAATACATGGGGTTGGAGGCAGGCCAGCCGCTGAAGTCCATCAACGTGGACACCGTCTTCGTAGGTTCCTGCACCAACGGCCGTATCGAGGACCTGCGCGCTGCCGCCGAGCTCATGAAGGGCCGCAAAGTCGCCGACGGCGTACGGATGCTGGTCGTCCCGGGCTCCGCGCGGGTGGGTCTGCAGGCCGTTTCCGAGGGCCTGGACGTCGTCTTCAAGGAGGCCGGCGCCGAATGGCGGCACGCGGGCTGCTCGATGTGTCTGGGCATGAACCCCGACCAGCTGGCCCCCGGTGAGCGCTCCGCGTCCACCTCCAACCGCAACTTCGAGGGCAGGCAGGGCAAGGGCGGCCGTACGCATCTGGTGTCGCCGCAGGTCGCCGCCGCGACCGCCGTGCTGGGTCACCTGGCCTCGCCCGCCGATCTGTCCGACGCCCCTGTGCCCGCTGGAGTCTGA
- the ndgR gene encoding IclR family transcriptional regulator NdgR, whose translation MDNSSGVGVLDKAALVLSALESGPATLAGLVAATGLARPTAHRLAVALEHHRMVARDMQGRFILGPRMAELAAAAGEDRLLATAGPVLTHLRDVTGESAQLYRRQGDMRICVAAAERLSGLRDTVPVGSTLTMKAGSSAQILMAWEEPERLHRGLQGARFTATALSGVRRRGWAQSIGEREPGVASVSAPVRGPSNRVVAAVSVSGPIERLTRHPGRMHAQAVIDAAARLSEALRRTG comes from the coding sequence ATGGACAACAGTAGCGGCGTCGGCGTCCTGGACAAGGCAGCCCTTGTCCTGAGCGCCCTGGAGTCCGGTCCGGCCACCCTCGCGGGTCTGGTGGCGGCGACCGGGTTGGCACGACCCACGGCCCACCGGCTGGCCGTGGCGCTGGAACACCACCGCATGGTGGCGCGCGACATGCAGGGCCGTTTCATTCTCGGCCCCCGCATGGCAGAACTGGCCGCGGCCGCGGGTGAGGACCGTCTCCTCGCCACCGCCGGCCCGGTGCTCACACACCTGCGTGACGTCACGGGCGAGAGCGCGCAGCTCTACCGCCGCCAGGGCGACATGCGCATCTGCGTCGCCGCTGCGGAGCGCCTGTCCGGACTTCGGGACACGGTCCCGGTCGGTTCGACGCTCACGATGAAGGCGGGTTCCTCCGCCCAGATCCTCATGGCCTGGGAGGAGCCGGAGCGCCTGCACCGGGGCCTGCAGGGCGCCCGCTTCACGGCGACGGCCCTGTCCGGCGTACGGCGCCGGGGCTGGGCCCAGTCGATCGGCGAGCGCGAGCCGGGCGTCGCGTCCGTCTCCGCGCCCGTGCGCGGCCCCTCGAACCGTGTGGTGGCCGCCGTCTCGGTCTCCGGCCCCATCGAGCGCCTGACGCGCCACCCGGGCCGTATGCACGCCCAGGCGGTCATCGACGCCGCCGCGCGCCTCTCCGAGGCCCTGCGCCGCACCGGCTGA
- a CDS encoding NAD(P)H-dependent glycerol-3-phosphate dehydrogenase, whose amino-acid sequence MSKSVKAAVFGTGSWGTAFGMVLADAGCEVTLWGRRPELAAAVNSTRTNPDYLPGVELPENLRATTDAAEAAHGADFTVLAIPSQTLRGNLAEWTPLLAPNTVLVSLMKGVELGSAMRMSEVIEDVAKVGPSRVAVVTGPNLAREIAARMPAAAVVACTDEAVAQRLQAACHTPYFRPYTETDVVGCELGGAVKNVIGLAVGIADGMGLGDNAKGSLITRGLAETARLGVALGADPMTFAGLAGLGDLVATCSSPLSRNHTFGTNLGKGMTLQETIAVTKQTAEGVKSCESVLDLARRHGVDMPITETVVGIVHEGKPPVVALKELMSRSAKPERR is encoded by the coding sequence GTGAGCAAGTCCGTCAAGGCGGCCGTCTTCGGCACGGGATCATGGGGCACCGCCTTCGGCATGGTGCTCGCCGACGCGGGGTGCGAGGTCACCCTGTGGGGGCGGCGCCCGGAACTCGCCGCAGCGGTCAACTCCACGCGTACGAACCCCGACTACCTTCCCGGCGTCGAACTCCCGGAGAACCTGCGGGCCACCACCGACGCCGCCGAGGCCGCGCACGGCGCCGACTTCACCGTCCTCGCGATCCCCTCGCAGACGCTGCGCGGCAACCTCGCCGAGTGGACCCCGCTGCTCGCGCCGAACACCGTCCTCGTCTCGCTGATGAAGGGCGTCGAACTCGGTTCCGCGATGCGGATGAGCGAGGTCATCGAGGACGTCGCCAAGGTCGGCCCGAGCCGGGTCGCCGTGGTCACCGGGCCCAACCTCGCCCGGGAGATCGCCGCGCGGATGCCGGCCGCCGCCGTCGTCGCGTGTACCGACGAGGCCGTCGCCCAGCGGCTCCAGGCCGCCTGCCACACGCCGTACTTCAGGCCGTACACCGAGACGGACGTGGTCGGTTGCGAGCTGGGCGGGGCCGTGAAGAACGTCATCGGGCTCGCCGTCGGCATCGCGGACGGCATGGGGCTCGGCGACAACGCCAAGGGCTCGCTCATCACCCGCGGCCTCGCGGAGACCGCGCGGCTCGGAGTCGCGCTGGGCGCCGATCCGATGACCTTCGCCGGACTCGCCGGCCTCGGCGACCTGGTGGCCACCTGCTCCTCGCCGCTGTCCCGCAACCACACCTTCGGCACCAACCTCGGCAAGGGCATGACCCTTCAGGAGACCATCGCGGTCACCAAGCAGACCGCCGAGGGCGTCAAGTCCTGTGAGTCCGTGCTGGATCTGGCCCGCAGGCACGGCGTCGACATGCCGATCACCGAGACGGTCGTCGGGATCGTGCACGAGGGCAAGCCTCCCGTGGTCGCCCTCAAGGAGCTGATGTCGCGCAGCGCGAAGCCGGAACGACGCTGA
- a CDS encoding HU family DNA-binding protein produces MNKAQLVEAIADKLGGRQQAADAVDAVLDAIVRATVGGDRVSVTGFGSFEKVDRPARYARNPQTGERVRVKKTSVPRFRAGQGFKDLVSGSKKLPRGGEVAVKKAPKGSLTGGAAATVKKAAAKKTTAKKAATAKKAVTKKTTAAAKKTTAKKTTAKKTTAAAKKTTAKKATTAKKATAKKAPAKKATAKKAPAKKSTARKTTAKKTTARKR; encoded by the coding sequence GTGAACAAGGCGCAGCTCGTAGAAGCGATTGCCGACAAGCTGGGCGGCCGCCAGCAGGCCGCCGACGCTGTCGACGCGGTCCTGGACGCCATCGTCCGCGCGACCGTCGGGGGTGACCGGGTCTCGGTCACCGGCTTCGGTTCGTTCGAGAAGGTCGACCGTCCGGCGCGTTACGCCCGCAACCCCCAGACGGGCGAGCGGGTTCGGGTCAAGAAGACCTCCGTGCCGCGGTTCCGCGCGGGCCAGGGGTTCAAGGACCTGGTGAGCGGTTCGAAGAAGCTCCCGCGCGGGGGCGAGGTCGCCGTCAAGAAGGCGCCCAAGGGCAGCCTGACCGGCGGTGCCGCGGCCACGGTCAAGAAGGCCGCCGCGAAGAAGACCACCGCGAAGAAGGCCGCCACCGCCAAGAAGGCGGTCACCAAGAAGACCACGGCAGCGGCGAAGAAGACCACGGCGAAGAAGACGACCGCGAAGAAGACCACGGCCGCCGCGAAGAAGACCACGGCGAAGAAGGCCACCACCGCCAAGAAGGCGACGGCCAAGAAGGCCCCCGCGAAGAAGGCGACCGCCAAGAAGGCCCCGGCCAAGAAGTCGACGGCCCGCAAGACCACCGCCAAGAAGACCACCGCCCGCAAGAGGTAG
- the gltX gene encoding glutamate--tRNA ligase — MSSVASAPVRVRFCPSPTGNPHVGLVRTALFNWAFAKHHGGTLVFRIEDTDAARDSEESYNQLLDSMRWLGFDWDEGPEIGGPHAPYRQSQRMDLYNEVAQKLLDAGHAYYCYCSQEELDSRREAARAAGKPSGYDGHCRELSAQQVAEYQAQGREPIVRFRMPDETITFTDLVRGELTFTPENVPDYGIVRANGAPLYTLVNPVDDALMEITHVLRGEDLLSSTPRQIALYKALLELGIAKQIPSFGHLPYVMGEGNKKLSKRDPQSSLNLYRERGFLPEGLLNYLSLLGWSLSADQDIFTMDEMVAAFEIADVNPNPARFDLKKCESINGDHIRLLDVKDFTERCAPWLKAPFAPWAPEDFDETKWLAIAPHAQTRLKVLSEITDNVDFLFLPEPVFDEASWTKAMKEGSDALLVTAREKLDSADWTNPESLKEAVLTAGETHGLKLGKAQAPVRVAVTGRTVGLPLFESLEILGKEKTLSRIDAALAKLAA, encoded by the coding sequence TTGTCAAGCGTGGCTAGCGCACCCGTACGCGTCCGTTTCTGCCCCTCGCCCACCGGTAACCCGCATGTGGGCCTGGTCCGCACCGCCCTGTTCAACTGGGCGTTCGCCAAGCACCACGGCGGCACTCTGGTCTTCCGCATCGAGGACACCGACGCGGCCCGCGACTCGGAGGAGTCGTACAACCAGCTGCTGGACTCGATGCGCTGGCTGGGCTTCGACTGGGACGAGGGCCCGGAGATCGGCGGCCCGCACGCGCCGTACCGCCAGTCGCAGCGCATGGACCTCTACAACGAGGTCGCGCAGAAGCTCCTGGACGCCGGCCACGCGTACTACTGCTACTGCTCCCAGGAGGAGCTGGACAGCCGCCGCGAGGCCGCCCGCGCCGCCGGCAAGCCCTCCGGATACGACGGGCACTGCCGTGAGCTGAGCGCCCAGCAGGTCGCCGAGTACCAGGCCCAGGGCCGCGAGCCGATCGTCCGCTTCCGGATGCCGGACGAGACGATCACCTTTACCGACCTGGTCCGCGGCGAGCTGACGTTCACGCCGGAGAACGTGCCCGACTACGGCATCGTCCGTGCGAACGGCGCGCCGCTCTACACCCTCGTCAACCCGGTCGACGACGCCCTGATGGAGATCACCCACGTCCTGCGCGGCGAGGACCTCCTCTCCTCGACCCCCCGTCAGATCGCCCTGTACAAGGCGCTGTTGGAGCTGGGCATCGCCAAGCAGATCCCGTCCTTCGGGCACCTGCCGTATGTGATGGGCGAGGGCAACAAGAAGCTCTCCAAGCGCGACCCGCAGTCGTCGCTGAACCTCTACCGCGAGCGCGGCTTCCTCCCCGAGGGTCTGCTCAACTACCTCTCCCTGCTCGGCTGGTCGCTCAGCGCGGACCAGGACATCTTCACGATGGACGAGATGGTCGCGGCCTTCGAGATCGCGGACGTGAACCCCAACCCGGCCCGCTTCGACCTCAAGAAGTGCGAGTCGATCAACGGCGACCACATCCGCCTGCTGGATGTGAAGGACTTCACGGAGCGCTGCGCCCCGTGGCTGAAGGCCCCGTTCGCCCCTTGGGCCCCGGAGGACTTCGACGAGACGAAGTGGCTGGCGATCGCCCCCCACGCCCAGACCCGCCTGAAGGTCCTGTCGGAGATCACGGACAACGTCGACTTCCTGTTCCTGCCGGAGCCGGTGTTCGACGAGGCGAGCTGGACGAAGGCGATGAAGGAGGGTTCGGACGCGCTGCTGGTCACGGCCCGCGAGAAGCTGGACTCGGCGGACTGGACGAACCCGGAGTCCCTGAAGGAGGCCGTCCTCACGGCCGGCGAGACCCACGGCCTCAAACTCGGCAAGGCCCAGGCACCGGTCCGCGTCGCCGTCACCGGCCGCACGGTCGGCCTCCCCCTCTTCGAGTCCCTGGAAATCCTGGGCAAGGAGAAGACGCTGTCCCGCATCGACGCGGCACTGGCAAAGCTAGCGGCGTAA
- a CDS encoding MerR family transcriptional regulator, with protein sequence MRLAELSERSGVSTATIKYYLREGLLAPGRQINTTTAEYDEEHLRRLRLIRAMIQVGRVPVATVREVLGHVDDDSLPRAMRLGAAIWSMPQVPEPEVDDEFIQGARAAMEGLLDTLGWPNARALTAHSPAFRSLVVAAAALRRLGYDWGPEQLAPYGRLMQQVAVLDLDFMETHESEAEKIEVAVLGAVLVEPMLQALHRLAQEEESTRRYGYE encoded by the coding sequence ATGCGGCTGGCTGAACTGAGCGAGCGCAGCGGGGTGTCCACCGCGACGATCAAGTACTACCTGCGCGAAGGGCTGTTGGCGCCCGGCCGCCAGATCAACACGACCACGGCCGAGTACGACGAGGAGCATCTGCGCCGGCTGCGACTGATCCGCGCGATGATCCAGGTCGGCCGGGTGCCGGTGGCGACGGTCCGGGAGGTGCTGGGGCATGTCGACGACGACTCACTGCCCCGCGCGATGCGTCTCGGTGCTGCCATCTGGTCCATGCCGCAGGTGCCCGAGCCGGAGGTGGACGACGAGTTCATCCAGGGCGCGCGGGCCGCGATGGAGGGGTTGCTCGACACCTTGGGCTGGCCCAACGCCCGGGCTCTGACCGCCCACTCCCCCGCCTTCCGCTCCCTCGTGGTGGCGGCGGCCGCGCTGCGTCGTCTCGGCTACGACTGGGGTCCCGAACAGCTCGCGCCCTACGGCAGGTTGATGCAGCAGGTCGCCGTGCTCGACCTGGATTTCATGGAGACGCACGAGTCGGAGGCCGAGAAGATCGAAGTCGCGGTCCTCGGGGCGGTCCTCGTGGAACCGATGCTGCAGGCTCTGCACCGGTTGGCGCAGGAGGAGGAGTCGACGCGACGGTACGGCTACGAGTAG
- a CDS encoding fumarylacetoacetate hydrolase family protein, which produces MRIARFSIDGNVAFGAVEGDKPEELVLNIIKGIPFAEFELSGTKVPLSKVRLLPPVLPNKVVAFGRNYAEHAKELGNEVPDAPFAFFKPSTSVIGPGDEIQYPPFSEELHHEAELAVVIGRMCREVPRERVKDVILGYTCANDVTARDVQKREKQWARAKGFDTSCPLGPWVETDLDPADLTIQLTVNGQQRQLGRTSEMIHSIEDLIVNITEAMTLLPGDVILTGTPAGVGPLAVGDEVSVSIEGIGTLTNKVVKRG; this is translated from the coding sequence GTGCGCATCGCCAGATTCTCCATCGACGGGAACGTCGCCTTCGGCGCGGTCGAGGGCGACAAGCCTGAAGAGCTCGTCCTCAACATCATCAAGGGCATCCCGTTCGCGGAATTCGAGCTCTCCGGCACCAAGGTGCCGCTGAGCAAGGTACGGCTGCTGCCCCCGGTGCTCCCCAACAAGGTCGTGGCCTTCGGCCGCAACTACGCCGAGCACGCGAAGGAACTGGGCAACGAGGTGCCGGACGCGCCGTTCGCCTTCTTCAAGCCGTCGACCTCCGTCATCGGTCCCGGCGACGAGATCCAGTACCCCCCCTTCTCCGAGGAACTGCACCACGAGGCCGAGCTCGCCGTGGTCATCGGCCGGATGTGCCGCGAGGTCCCGCGCGAGCGCGTCAAGGACGTGATCCTCGGCTACACCTGCGCCAACGACGTCACCGCGCGGGACGTCCAGAAGCGCGAGAAGCAGTGGGCCCGGGCCAAGGGCTTCGACACCTCCTGCCCGCTGGGCCCCTGGGTGGAGACGGATCTCGATCCCGCCGACCTGACGATCCAGCTCACGGTCAATGGCCAACAGCGGCAACTCGGCCGCACCAGCGAGATGATCCACTCCATCGAGGATCTGATCGTCAACATCACCGAGGCCATGACGCTGCTCCCCGGCGACGTGATCCTCACGGGCACCCCCGCGGGGGTCGGCCCCCTCGCTGTCGGCGACGAGGTCTCCGTCAGCATCGAAGGCATCGGCACTCTCACCAACAAGGTTGTCAAGCGTGGCTAG